One region of Mycobacteriales bacterium genomic DNA includes:
- a CDS encoding DUF3017 domain-containing protein encodes MTDPSPPVTDPSPPEPPSAPTQAPRRRIDPLSLVTVTVAVGVLIAALHHPRTGMFVVCGGLGAAALLRLVLSPRDAGLLVVRKRRLDVVVLLGLAIALGVLAAVTPFPAGQG; translated from the coding sequence GTGACCGACCCGTCGCCTCCCGTGACCGACCCGTCGCCGCCCGAGCCGCCCTCCGCGCCCACCCAGGCGCCGCGCCGCCGGATCGACCCGCTCTCGTTGGTGACGGTCACGGTGGCGGTCGGCGTACTGATCGCCGCCCTGCACCACCCACGGACCGGCATGTTCGTCGTGTGCGGCGGCCTCGGTGCCGCCGCGCTGCTGCGGCTGGTGCTGAGCCCGCGTGATGCCGGCCTGCTCGTGGTCCGAAAGCGCCGGCTCGACGTCGTGGTGCTGCTCGGGCTCGCGATTGCTCTCGGGGTGCTTGCGGCAGTTACGCCGTTCCCCGCCGGGCAGGGATAG
- a CDS encoding ACT domain-containing protein: protein MKDLSPSLDPVELAVLRLPAGWQPPAVPGDRFTAVVSSDLEVTVVCDAALLSEDAWSQQALDTDLGWQRITFPGPLPWEQVGFLADVASRLAGAQIPFTSISGFTTDHVLVRAAQANLAMAVLSGEQPPPQRPGTNP, encoded by the coding sequence ATGAAAGATCTGTCGCCGAGCCTCGATCCGGTCGAGCTGGCGGTGCTGCGCCTTCCCGCCGGTTGGCAGCCGCCGGCCGTCCCCGGCGACCGCTTCACCGCGGTCGTCTCGAGTGACCTGGAAGTCACGGTCGTCTGCGACGCTGCGCTGCTGAGCGAGGATGCCTGGTCACAGCAGGCCCTGGACACCGACCTGGGCTGGCAGCGCATCACGTTCCCGGGGCCGCTGCCGTGGGAGCAGGTCGGCTTCCTCGCCGATGTCGCGAGCCGGCTGGCGGGCGCCCAGATCCCGTTCACGTCGATCTCCGGCTTCACCACGGACCACGTGTTGGTGCGAGCGGCCCAGGCCAACCTCGCGATGGCAGTTCTGTCGGGCGAGCAGCCGCCGCCGCAACGTCCCGGCACCAACCCGTGA
- a CDS encoding tetrahydrofolate dehydrogenase/cyclohydrolase catalytic domain-containing protein, whose product MTARLLPGGPVADAVLAELAPRIEALKAAGRPPGLGTILVGDDSASAGYIKVKQDKAAELGLRSPHVHLPQDASQADVIAAIREFNTDDAVDAMLVQHPTPPQIDFDAALMAMNPDKDVDGLHPTNMGRLALGMPGPVPCTPAGIEALLAYYEIPVAGRPVCILGRGTTLGRPLSLLLTQKRPTANAAVTVVHTGVPNWPDYTRRAEIVIAAAGVPGILQPEHISPGSVVVGGGVRYEGRRLLPDVDESCAEVAGAITPRIGGVGPTTVAMLFRNCIEAAEARHRRSVAS is encoded by the coding sequence ATGACCGCACGCCTGCTTCCCGGCGGACCGGTGGCGGATGCCGTCCTGGCCGAGCTCGCGCCCCGGATCGAGGCGCTCAAGGCGGCGGGACGCCCGCCCGGTCTCGGCACGATTCTCGTGGGCGACGACTCGGCGAGCGCGGGCTACATCAAGGTCAAGCAGGACAAGGCGGCGGAGCTCGGGTTGCGCTCCCCGCACGTGCACCTCCCGCAGGACGCGAGCCAGGCCGACGTCATCGCCGCGATTCGTGAGTTTAATACCGATGACGCCGTCGACGCGATGCTCGTGCAGCACCCCACGCCGCCGCAGATCGACTTCGACGCGGCACTGATGGCGATGAATCCTGACAAGGATGTCGACGGGCTGCACCCGACCAACATGGGGCGGCTGGCGCTCGGCATGCCGGGTCCGGTGCCGTGCACCCCGGCCGGGATCGAGGCATTGCTCGCCTACTACGAGATCCCGGTCGCGGGCCGACCGGTGTGCATCCTCGGTCGCGGTACGACGCTCGGGCGGCCGTTGTCGCTGCTGCTGACCCAGAAGCGCCCGACCGCCAACGCCGCGGTCACCGTGGTTCACACCGGCGTGCCGAACTGGCCCGACTACACCCGCCGCGCAGAGATCGTGATCGCGGCCGCCGGCGTGCCGGGCATCCTGCAGCCGGAACACATCAGCCCCGGCTCGGTGGTCGTCGGCGGCGGCGTTCGTTACGAGGGGCGGCGGCTGCTCCCCGACGTCGACGAGTCGTGCGCCGAGGTCGCCGGCGCCATCACGCCTCGCATCGGCGGGGTCGGTCCGACCACGGTTGCGATGCTGTTCCGCAACTGCATCGAAGCGGCGGAGGCCAGGCACCGGCGATCCGTCGCGTCCTAG
- the purH gene encoding bifunctional phosphoribosylaminoimidazolecarboxamide formyltransferase/IMP cyclohydrolase, which translates to MSRRRITRALVSVYDKTGLDDLGRVLAAAGVEIVSTGSTAARLRDAGVPVTAVEELTGFPECLDGRVKTLHPKVHAGILADLRKPEHAAQLEALGVEAFDLVVVNLYPFRDTVASGAAPDECVEQIDIGGPTMVRAAAKNHPSVAVVVDPAAYPEVAEALAAGGFTLEERQRLAARAFAHTASYDVAVASWMGNVLVPTDDGTGFPTWTGATWERAAVLRYGENPHQRAALYRHWRGGLAAAEQLHGPELSYNNYVDTDAARRAASDFDQPCVAIIKHANPCGIAVGRDIAEAHRLAHECDPVSAYGGVIAANRTVTKALAEQLSGILTEVICAPDYDEAALEVFGTKAKLRVLRCPPDEHPDPLEFKAISGGMLMQTVDRLDATGDDPAGWELKAGEPVDDETLAELGFAWRACRAVKSNAIVLASGGATVGVGMGQVNRVDSARLAVARAGDRAKGSVAASDAFFPFPDGLQVLIDGGVRAVVEPGGSLRDELAIEAAAAAGVSLYFTGTRHFFH; encoded by the coding sequence ATGAGCAGGCGTCGCATCACCCGCGCGCTGGTCAGCGTCTACGACAAGACCGGGCTCGATGACCTCGGGCGTGTGCTCGCCGCCGCCGGCGTCGAGATCGTGTCGACCGGTTCGACCGCGGCGCGGCTGCGCGACGCAGGTGTGCCGGTGACCGCGGTCGAGGAGCTCACCGGATTTCCCGAGTGCCTCGACGGGCGGGTGAAGACGCTGCACCCGAAGGTGCACGCCGGCATCTTGGCCGACCTGCGCAAACCCGAGCATGCCGCCCAGCTCGAGGCGCTCGGCGTCGAGGCGTTCGATCTCGTGGTCGTCAACCTCTACCCGTTCCGCGACACCGTCGCCTCCGGTGCTGCTCCGGACGAGTGCGTCGAGCAGATCGACATCGGTGGCCCCACGATGGTGCGCGCGGCCGCGAAGAACCACCCTTCGGTGGCGGTCGTCGTCGACCCGGCCGCGTACCCGGAGGTCGCCGAGGCACTCGCCGCCGGCGGCTTCACCCTCGAGGAACGCCAGCGGCTGGCGGCCCGGGCATTCGCGCACACCGCGTCGTACGACGTGGCGGTGGCGTCGTGGATGGGCAACGTCCTCGTCCCGACCGACGACGGGACCGGCTTCCCGACCTGGACGGGAGCCACCTGGGAGCGTGCGGCAGTCCTGCGCTACGGCGAGAACCCGCACCAGCGAGCGGCGCTCTACCGGCACTGGCGCGGCGGGCTCGCGGCCGCCGAGCAGCTGCACGGCCCCGAACTCTCGTACAACAACTACGTCGACACCGACGCCGCCCGGCGCGCGGCGTCCGACTTCGATCAGCCGTGCGTCGCGATCATCAAGCACGCCAACCCGTGCGGCATCGCAGTCGGGCGGGACATCGCCGAGGCGCACCGGCTCGCCCACGAGTGCGACCCGGTGTCGGCGTATGGCGGGGTGATCGCAGCCAACCGGACCGTCACGAAGGCGTTGGCCGAGCAGCTGTCGGGCATCCTCACCGAGGTGATCTGCGCGCCGGACTATGACGAGGCCGCGCTCGAGGTGTTCGGTACCAAGGCGAAGTTGCGGGTGCTCCGCTGCCCGCCGGATGAGCACCCGGATCCGTTGGAGTTCAAGGCGATTAGCGGCGGGATGCTGATGCAGACGGTCGACCGGCTCGACGCCACTGGCGACGACCCGGCCGGCTGGGAGCTGAAGGCCGGTGAGCCGGTCGACGATGAGACCCTCGCCGAGCTCGGCTTCGCCTGGCGGGCCTGCCGGGCCGTGAAGTCGAACGCGATCGTGCTCGCGTCCGGCGGAGCTACCGTCGGGGTCGGTATGGGCCAGGTCAACCGGGTCGACTCCGCGCGGCTAGCAGTGGCGCGGGCCGGTGACCGCGCCAAGGGTTCGGTCGCGGCGAGCGACGCGTTCTTCCCGTTCCCCGACGGCCTTCAGGTGCTGATCGACGGTGGTGTGCGCGCGGTGGTCGAGCCCGGCGGCTCGCTGCGCGACGAGCTGGCGATCGAGGCGGCAGCTGCCGCGGGTGTCAGCCTGTACTTCACCGGCACCCGGCACTTCTTCCACTGA
- the purN gene encoding phosphoribosylglycinamide formyltransferase has product MADRGAPGRYPEHSSPFPASPVHPTDYRGVSLSARLVVLVSGTGTNLAALLDATGDPAYGATVVAVGADRDGIEALARAERAGVPTFVLRVPDFPDREAWDAAFADEVAKHEPDLIVSAGFMKLAGAAFLDRFGGRYVNTHPALLPSFPGTHGVRDALAQGVTITGCTLFMVDRGVDTGPIIAQRAVDVAPDDDEASLHERIKTAERAMLIETIGRMAREGWQVTDRKVTIG; this is encoded by the coding sequence ATGGCAGATCGAGGTGCGCCCGGACGGTATCCTGAGCACTCTTCCCCGTTCCCTGCGTCCCCCGTCCATCCGACCGACTACCGGGGAGTCAGCCTGTCCGCCCGGCTCGTTGTGCTGGTCTCCGGCACCGGCACGAACCTCGCCGCGCTCCTGGACGCGACCGGCGACCCGGCGTACGGCGCGACGGTGGTCGCGGTCGGAGCCGACCGGGACGGCATCGAGGCACTCGCCCGGGCCGAACGGGCCGGCGTCCCGACCTTCGTGCTGCGGGTGCCCGACTTTCCGGACCGGGAGGCGTGGGACGCCGCCTTCGCCGATGAGGTCGCGAAGCACGAGCCCGATCTGATTGTCTCCGCCGGTTTCATGAAGCTTGCCGGAGCGGCCTTCCTGGATCGCTTCGGTGGCCGCTACGTCAACACCCATCCGGCGCTGCTGCCGTCGTTCCCCGGAACGCACGGCGTCAGGGACGCGCTGGCGCAGGGCGTCACGATCACCGGTTGCACACTGTTCATGGTCGACCGCGGGGTCGACACCGGCCCGATCATCGCGCAGCGCGCCGTCGACGTGGCGCCCGACGACGACGAAGCGAGCTTGCACGAGCGGATCAAGACCGCGGAGCGGGCGATGCTGATCGAGACGATCGGACGGATGGCGCGCGAGGGCTGGCAGGTCACCGACAGAAAGGTCACGATCGGATGA
- a CDS encoding DUF2752 domain-containing protein, whose translation MSAAVAPHACSDHARRPAVRVGGRYLAVASVAIVVAALHIPHRPATLCLFRELTGLPCPFCGGTTAAVRLGHGDVLGALRTSPLAVGLLAGWPLYDVIRPPRWWRESKRNRVLVIAAVLIASEIWQLVRFGVISL comes from the coding sequence GTGAGCGCCGCGGTTGCCCCTCATGCCTGCTCCGACCACGCGCGGCGACCGGCGGTACGCGTCGGCGGCCGCTATCTCGCGGTCGCCTCGGTCGCGATCGTCGTCGCGGCGCTGCACATCCCGCACCGGCCGGCGACGCTGTGCCTGTTCCGGGAGCTCACCGGCCTGCCGTGCCCGTTCTGCGGCGGCACGACCGCCGCGGTGCGGCTCGGGCACGGTGACGTGCTCGGCGCGCTGCGCACTTCGCCGCTCGCGGTCGGCCTGCTGGCCGGCTGGCCGCTGTACGACGTGATCCGGCCACCGCGATGGTGGCGCGAGTCGAAACGCAACCGGGTACTGGTGATCGCCGCCGTACTCATCGCGTCGGAGATCTGGCAGCTCGTGCGGTTCGGCGTGATCTCGCTGTGA
- a CDS encoding RDD family protein yields the protein MTTPEDPGQPPSEGTPPPPPPPDYGTPPPAYGTPPPEYSAPPPQYGAPPAYGGGGNYEQPVGYSGPPLASWIQRVGGFLIDFLIVFIPSAILGIATGSRVVDNIVGLVIGIVIAYMNGATGQSPGKRLVGLKLIKAQDGQLLGGGMGIVRWICHILDSLACLIGWFWPLWDSKRQTFADKIVGTVVVKL from the coding sequence ATGACCACACCGGAAGACCCGGGCCAGCCGCCGTCGGAAGGCACGCCGCCGCCCCCGCCGCCCCCGGACTACGGAACGCCGCCTCCGGCCTATGGAACACCGCCGCCCGAGTACAGCGCCCCGCCGCCGCAGTACGGCGCCCCTCCGGCCTACGGCGGTGGTGGCAACTACGAGCAGCCGGTCGGCTACTCGGGCCCGCCGCTCGCCTCGTGGATCCAGCGCGTCGGCGGTTTCCTCATCGACTTCCTGATCGTGTTCATCCCTTCGGCGATCCTTGGCATCGCGACCGGCAGCAGGGTCGTCGACAACATCGTCGGGTTGGTGATCGGGATCGTCATCGCCTACATGAACGGCGCGACCGGACAGTCTCCGGGCAAGCGCCTGGTCGGCTTGAAGCTGATCAAGGCGCAGGACGGCCAGCTGCTCGGCGGCGGCATGGGAATCGTGCGTTGGATCTGCCACATCCTCGACTCGCTGGCCTGCCTGATCGGCTGGTTCTGGCCGCTGTGGGACTCGAAGCGCCAGACGTTCGCCGACAAGATCGTCGGCACCGTGGTCGTGAAGCTCTGA
- a CDS encoding RDD family protein, with amino-acid sequence MTTPDDPGTSSGEGSAPEDPYQAPQFGNPDYGAPRPNSPSFGAQPPPYYGGATPGAQPPPGGSPPPYGQPPPYGQPPPYGQPPPYGQPPPAYGQQPPYGQPPPYGYTQPAYGYGAPQGYGPPLGTGVGCIASMGNRLGARIIDGLLIGAVVVAIAIPLGISIVHNSHTVTNPDGTTTVTTSHADIGALFAVLAIFAIIGILYEVGMIAVRGATLGKMAAGVKVIRADNGQVPGWGSSFVRWIIPTAAGFLCSLLTLLVYISPFFDGAHRNQGWHDKAASTFVVRTR; translated from the coding sequence ATGACGACCCCCGACGATCCGGGCACGTCGTCCGGTGAGGGCTCGGCGCCGGAGGATCCGTATCAGGCGCCGCAGTTCGGCAACCCCGACTACGGCGCACCGCGGCCGAACTCGCCGTCGTTCGGCGCCCAGCCGCCGCCGTACTACGGCGGGGCGACGCCCGGGGCCCAGCCGCCACCGGGCGGATCTCCGCCGCCGTACGGACAGCCGCCGCCTTATGGCCAGCCTCCGCCTTATGGCCAGCCGCCGCCCTACGGCCAGCCGCCGCCGGCGTACGGGCAGCAACCGCCGTACGGACAACCGCCGCCCTACGGCTACACCCAGCCGGCCTATGGGTACGGCGCGCCGCAGGGCTACGGGCCGCCGCTCGGCACCGGCGTCGGATGCATCGCGTCGATGGGCAACCGGCTCGGCGCCCGGATCATCGACGGCCTGCTGATCGGTGCGGTCGTCGTGGCCATCGCGATCCCGTTGGGCATCAGCATCGTCCACAACTCGCACACCGTGACGAACCCGGACGGCACCACCACGGTGACGACGAGTCACGCTGACATCGGTGCGCTGTTCGCGGTGCTGGCGATCTTCGCGATCATCGGCATCCTCTACGAGGTGGGGATGATCGCGGTCCGGGGCGCGACGCTGGGCAAGATGGCGGCCGGGGTGAAGGTGATCCGAGCCGACAACGGTCAGGTGCCCGGGTGGGGCTCGTCGTTCGTCCGGTGGATCATCCCGACCGCGGCGGGGTTCCTCTGCAGCCTGCTCACGCTGCTGGTCTACATCTCTCCGTTCTTCGACGGCGCGCACCGCAACCAGGGCTGGCACGACAAGGCGGCCAGCACCTTCGTGGTCAGGACGCGCTGA
- a CDS encoding DUF6350 family protein produces the protein MADLTHGKLRPSRVPAGRGSATATKDRPPASSRPSRPRRPDHPEPELAASVWIRGAFGAAWAAALGIGSLYVVALIIWAADSRSSASAGAALRLAGQLWLVAHRSPLRVDGGAIAIPPLVLTVGLGLMLARASSLVARASRCTEVRDLGPVIASVALPYAVIGGVLAGFSGSWTIHPSIGASVVCTGIVGTGFAGLGAVRGCGLGRGLWEWTPGAARVPLQAAGVAGAVLLGAAALLAAADVLVHLHRFTGVLDHYSGGPGKVSMLLLSVVLLPNTVLFALGYLLGPGFGLGTGTSVALGGAHLGALPALPLVATAPTGRAPLPVVAYCVVAVIAAGVVAGRRLACVEASDLATRARGVAITSAVLGVGVALALGFSGGPAGPGRLRAFGPSPWQTGLAAAAETAVVCAVVLAVYALRRRSGEPTIDLVAAEAQPDGEVSAS, from the coding sequence GTGGCCGACCTCACCCACGGCAAGCTCCGCCCCAGCCGCGTTCCAGCCGGCCGCGGATCGGCCACCGCGACCAAGGACCGCCCACCCGCTTCGTCGCGTCCCTCGCGCCCGCGTCGCCCGGACCACCCGGAGCCGGAGCTGGCCGCCTCCGTGTGGATCCGCGGCGCGTTCGGTGCCGCCTGGGCGGCCGCGCTCGGCATCGGCTCGCTCTACGTCGTGGCGCTCATCATCTGGGCCGCCGACTCCCGCTCCAGCGCCAGCGCGGGTGCCGCGCTGCGGCTGGCCGGCCAGCTCTGGCTGGTCGCACACCGAAGCCCCTTGCGGGTCGATGGCGGCGCGATCGCGATCCCGCCCCTGGTGCTGACCGTCGGCCTCGGCCTGATGCTGGCCAGAGCAAGCTCGCTGGTGGCTCGCGCCAGCCGGTGTACCGAGGTGCGCGACCTCGGTCCGGTTATCGCCTCGGTCGCCCTGCCCTATGCCGTCATCGGCGGCGTGCTCGCCGGGTTCTCCGGTAGCTGGACCATCCACCCGTCGATCGGTGCCTCGGTCGTCTGCACCGGCATCGTCGGGACCGGGTTCGCCGGCCTCGGCGCCGTCCGCGGCTGCGGGCTCGGGCGCGGGCTGTGGGAGTGGACCCCGGGCGCCGCGCGGGTGCCGCTGCAGGCCGCCGGAGTCGCCGGGGCGGTTCTGCTCGGCGCAGCGGCGCTGCTCGCGGCGGCAGACGTCCTGGTGCACCTGCACCGCTTCACCGGCGTCCTCGACCACTACTCCGGCGGGCCGGGGAAGGTCTCGATGCTGCTGCTGTCGGTGGTCCTGCTGCCGAACACCGTGCTGTTCGCGCTCGGGTACCTTCTCGGGCCGGGTTTCGGGCTCGGCACCGGTACGTCGGTAGCCCTCGGTGGCGCGCATCTCGGGGCGCTGCCCGCCCTGCCGCTGGTGGCGACGGCACCCACCGGCCGGGCGCCACTCCCGGTGGTGGCGTACTGCGTCGTGGCCGTCATCGCGGCCGGAGTGGTCGCCGGGCGGCGACTGGCCTGCGTCGAGGCCTCAGACCTGGCGACCCGCGCGCGCGGCGTCGCGATCACGAGCGCCGTGCTCGGCGTCGGCGTCGCGCTCGCGCTGGGTTTCTCCGGCGGCCCGGCCGGTCCCGGCCGGCTGCGTGCGTTCGGGCCTTCGCCGTGGCAGACCGGCCTCGCCGCGGCGGCCGAGACGGCGGTCGTCTGCGCGGTGGTGCTTGCCGTGTACGCCCTTCGTCGACGAAGCGGCGAACCCACTATCGATCTGGTGGCCGCCGAGGCTCAGCCCGACGGCGAGGTCAGCGCGTCCTGA
- the sucD gene encoding succinate--CoA ligase subunit alpha: MAIWLTKDSRVIVQGITGSEGTKHTRRMVAAGTNIVGGVNARKAGTDVDGIPVFATVAEAMAETGADVSVGFVPAAFTKDAALEAVDAGIPLLVVITEGVPVQDTAYFFAYARERGTTSIIGPNCPGLISPGQANAGIIPADITGPGPIGLVSKSGTLTYQMMYELSSIGFSTGVGIGGDPVIGTTHIDCLAAFQDDPDTEAIVMIGEIGGDAEERAADFIKANVTKPVVGYVAGFTAPEGKTMGHAGAIVSGSSGTAAAKAAALEAVGVRVGKTPSETARLMAEIVGR, encoded by the coding sequence ATGGCGATCTGGCTCACGAAGGACAGCAGGGTCATCGTCCAGGGCATCACCGGCTCCGAGGGGACCAAGCACACCCGTCGGATGGTGGCTGCCGGCACCAACATCGTGGGTGGTGTCAACGCCCGCAAGGCCGGCACCGACGTCGACGGGATTCCCGTTTTCGCGACGGTTGCCGAAGCCATGGCCGAGACCGGTGCGGATGTTTCGGTCGGGTTCGTGCCGGCCGCGTTCACCAAGGACGCGGCGCTCGAGGCGGTCGACGCGGGCATTCCGCTGCTCGTCGTCATCACCGAGGGGGTGCCGGTCCAGGACACGGCGTACTTCTTCGCCTACGCCCGCGAGCGCGGCACGACCAGCATCATCGGACCGAACTGCCCCGGCCTGATCTCGCCCGGCCAGGCCAACGCGGGCATCATCCCCGCCGACATCACCGGCCCGGGCCCGATCGGGCTGGTCTCGAAGTCCGGCACGCTGACCTACCAGATGATGTACGAGCTGAGCAGCATCGGCTTCTCGACCGGGGTCGGCATCGGCGGCGACCCGGTGATCGGTACGACGCACATCGACTGCCTGGCCGCCTTCCAGGACGACCCCGACACCGAGGCGATCGTGATGATCGGCGAGATCGGCGGCGACGCCGAGGAGCGAGCGGCCGACTTCATCAAGGCCAACGTCACCAAGCCGGTCGTGGGGTATGTCGCCGGGTTCACGGCGCCCGAGGGCAAGACGATGGGCCACGCCGGCGCGATCGTCTCCGGCTCCTCGGGGACTGCGGCGGCGAAGGCGGCAGCGCTCGAGGCGGTCGGCGTGCGGGTCGGCAAGACGCCGAGCGAGACCGCCCGGCTGATGGCGGAGATCGTCGGCCGCTGA
- the sucC gene encoding ADP-forming succinate--CoA ligase subunit beta translates to MDLFEWQAKELFAKYGVPTTRQVVVTSVDEVRPAVEELGGGPVMVKAQVKTGGRGKAGGVKFAPSADDAVEKAGAILGMDIKGHEVRTLLISQAADIGTEYYFSFLLDRGSRNYLAMCSAEGGMEIEELAVERPDALARVPIDPVEGVSATKAMEIASAGNIPEEVRDRAAAVIEQLWRVFVGEEATLVEVNPLVRTPDDEILALDGKVTLDDNAAFRHEAVHDAYRDVSSTDPLEVRAKELHLNYVKLDGEVGIIGNGAGLVMSTLDVVAYAGESFGGVRPANFLDIGGGASAEVMANGLDVIMSDPSVRSVFVNVFGGITSCDAVANGIVQALSLLEGRGEQVTRPLVVRLDGNNAEEGRRILTEAAHPMVEQVDTMDGAAQRAAELASVGGAA, encoded by the coding sequence GTGGACCTGTTCGAGTGGCAGGCCAAGGAGCTGTTCGCCAAGTACGGCGTACCGACGACCCGGCAGGTCGTGGTCACGAGCGTCGACGAGGTACGGCCGGCGGTCGAGGAGCTCGGTGGCGGCCCGGTGATGGTGAAGGCGCAGGTGAAGACCGGCGGCCGCGGCAAGGCCGGCGGTGTGAAGTTCGCGCCGTCCGCCGACGACGCGGTCGAGAAGGCCGGCGCAATCCTCGGGATGGACATCAAGGGGCACGAAGTCCGCACGCTGCTGATCTCGCAGGCGGCCGACATCGGCACCGAGTACTACTTCTCGTTCTTGCTCGACCGCGGCAGCCGCAACTACCTGGCGATGTGCTCGGCCGAGGGCGGGATGGAGATCGAGGAGCTCGCCGTCGAGCGCCCGGACGCGCTCGCGCGGGTGCCGATCGACCCGGTCGAAGGCGTCAGCGCGACCAAGGCCATGGAGATCGCGTCGGCCGGCAACATCCCCGAGGAGGTTCGCGACCGGGCCGCCGCGGTCATCGAACAGCTGTGGCGGGTCTTCGTCGGGGAAGAAGCCACGCTGGTCGAGGTCAACCCGTTGGTGCGTACCCCTGACGACGAGATCCTCGCGCTCGACGGAAAGGTCACGCTCGACGACAACGCGGCGTTCCGGCATGAAGCGGTTCACGACGCGTATCGCGACGTCTCGTCGACCGACCCGCTCGAAGTGCGGGCGAAGGAGTTGCATCTCAACTACGTGAAGCTCGACGGAGAGGTCGGGATCATCGGCAACGGCGCGGGCCTGGTGATGTCGACGCTCGATGTCGTCGCGTATGCAGGCGAGAGCTTCGGCGGGGTGCGTCCCGCCAACTTCCTCGACATCGGCGGCGGCGCATCCGCCGAGGTCATGGCCAACGGGCTCGACGTGATCATGTCCGACCCATCGGTGCGCTCGGTGTTCGTCAACGTGTTCGGCGGCATCACGTCCTGCGACGCGGTCGCCAACGGCATCGTCCAGGCGCTGTCGTTGCTCGAGGGCCGAGGTGAGCAGGTGACCCGTCCGCTGGTCGTCCGGCTCGATGGCAACAACGCCGAGGAGGGCCGGCGGATTCTCACCGAGGCAGCACATCCCATGGTCGAGCAGGTCGACACGATGGACGGCGCCGCGCAACGCGCGGCCGAGCTCGCGAGCGTCGGAGGGGCGGCCTGA
- a CDS encoding cobalamin B12-binding domain-containing protein codes for MPIRVVVAKPGLDGHDRGAKVVARALRDAGMEVIYTGLHQTPEQIVATAIQEDAHAIGLSVLSGAHMTLFKRVIELLDEADARDIVVFGGGIIPDADIAPLKEIGVAQIFTPGTPTAAIVEWVSDHVTVSGGA; via the coding sequence ATGCCGATCCGCGTTGTGGTGGCGAAACCGGGCCTCGACGGGCACGACCGCGGCGCGAAGGTGGTCGCCCGCGCGCTACGGGACGCCGGCATGGAGGTCATCTACACCGGCCTGCACCAGACGCCGGAACAGATCGTTGCCACCGCGATCCAGGAGGATGCGCACGCGATCGGGCTCTCGGTGCTCTCCGGCGCCCACATGACCCTGTTCAAGCGGGTCATCGAGCTGCTCGACGAGGCAGACGCTCGCGACATCGTCGTCTTCGGCGGCGGGATCATCCCGGACGCGGACATCGCGCCGTTGAAGGAGATCGGCGTGGCCCAGATCTTCACACCGGGTACGCCGACGGCGGCGATCGTCGAGTGGGTGAGCGACCACGTGACGGTCAGCGGCGGCGCCTGA